In the Streptomyces sp. WMMC940 genome, ACAAGGTCATCCATGCCGTGCGCGAGGTACTGGGGACGCTGTGACGCCCAGCCGCCCGCCGCGTTCCGCCGAGCCGACCACCGAGCCACGGGAGAAGATGTGAAAGCACGCGCACTCACCGTCGAGGGAGCAATCGAGTTCACCCCCCGCGTCTTTCCCGACGACAGGGGCAAGTTCGTCTCGCCCTACCAGGAGCAGGCGTTCACCGAAGCCCACGGCGCTCCGCTCTTCCACGTCGCGCAGACCAACCACAGCGTGTCCCGGCGCGGCGTCGTACGCGGCATCCACTACACGGTGACGCCACCGGGTACCGCGAAGTACGTCCACTGCTCCCGCGGCAGTGCGCTGGACATCGTCGTCGACATCAGGGTCGGCTCACCCACGTTCGGCCGCTGGGACGCGGTACTGATGGACCAGCGCGACCACCGGGCCAGCTTCATTCCCGTGGGAGTGGGCCACGCGTTCCTGGCGCTGGAGGACGACACCGTCATGTCGTACATGCTCTCCGAGAGCTACGTCGCCGAGAACGAACTCTCCCTCTCCGTCCTCGACCCGGCCCTCGCACTGCCGATCACCACGGACACCGAACCGATCCTCTCCGAGCGCGACCGCGCGGCGATCACCCTCGCCGAGGCGCAGCGGCAGGGTCTGCTCCCGGACTACGCCCGCTGCCGGCAGATCGAGAGCGGGCGGCTCGCGCCGGCGAAACCCGTGCCGTGACGCCTGTGCGCCCACTCGCGGTCCGTATCCCCCGGGGCACCGGGGAGCGCATGGGTTGTACGGCGCCCGACCCACCCGGCCGGTCGTGGCGGACGCG is a window encoding:
- a CDS encoding dTDP-4-dehydrorhamnose 3,5-epimerase family protein gives rise to the protein MKARALTVEGAIEFTPRVFPDDRGKFVSPYQEQAFTEAHGAPLFHVAQTNHSVSRRGVVRGIHYTVTPPGTAKYVHCSRGSALDIVVDIRVGSPTFGRWDAVLMDQRDHRASFIPVGVGHAFLALEDDTVMSYMLSESYVAENELSLSVLDPALALPITTDTEPILSERDRAAITLAEAQRQGLLPDYARCRQIESGRLAPAKPVP